The following proteins come from a genomic window of Mycolicibacterium rufum:
- a CDS encoding GntR family transcriptional regulator, whose amino-acid sequence MASGTPLYMSIAADVRDRIATEQLGPHTLLPSERELAEQHGVSRMTARQALSLLESEGAVYRKPPRGTFVAEPRVRFHVGSFSEEVARMGRRPAAKLLWAEHQIAKPAVRRALDLPEGAAVHVFHRLRSVDDVPFALETTFLPADLTPDILTEPDDGSLWALLRSRYGIELARSTAVLESIVLDDASSVQLGVRAGSAGTLLTRSTRDVQGRCVEYARDVYRADRAAFEVSEDLGARLSSV is encoded by the coding sequence ATGGCTTCGGGCACGCCGCTCTACATGTCGATCGCCGCGGACGTCCGCGACCGGATCGCCACCGAGCAGTTGGGCCCGCACACGCTGTTGCCGTCGGAGCGGGAGCTCGCCGAACAGCACGGCGTCAGCCGCATGACCGCGCGGCAGGCGCTGTCGCTGCTGGAGAGCGAGGGGGCGGTGTACCGCAAGCCCCCGCGCGGCACGTTCGTCGCCGAGCCGCGGGTCCGCTTCCACGTCGGCAGCTTCTCCGAGGAGGTGGCCCGGATGGGCCGCCGGCCCGCGGCCAAGCTGCTGTGGGCCGAGCACCAGATCGCCAAGCCGGCGGTCCGGCGCGCGCTGGACCTGCCCGAGGGGGCCGCCGTGCACGTCTTCCACCGGTTGCGCAGCGTCGACGACGTCCCGTTCGCGTTGGAGACCACGTTCCTGCCGGCCGACCTGACCCCCGACATCCTCACCGAGCCCGACGACGGATCGCTGTGGGCGCTGCTGCGCTCGCGCTACGGCATCGAGCTGGCCCGCTCGACGGCCGTGCTCGAGTCGATCGTGCTCGACGACGCGTCCAGCGTGCAGCTGGGAGTACGCGCCGGCTCGGCCGGCACGCTGCTCACCCGCAGCACCCGGGACGTGCAGGGCCGGTGTGTGGAGTACGCCCGCGACGTCTACCGGGCCGACCGGGCGGCGTTCGAGGTGTCCGAGGACCTGGGCGCGCGGCTGTCCTCGGTCTGA
- a CDS encoding SDR family NAD(P)-dependent oxidoreductase — MTDSTRVAVVTGASRGAGLGIATALAARGWRVYGTGRSIDEAPSWGVGVRVDHRDDDAVGALFERVAAETGRLDLLVNNAAVIADELVGPEPFWQKPRGLADVLDVGLRSSYIASWYAAPLLTDRERALIAFTSSPGSVCYMHGPAYGAQKAGVDKMAADMAVDFRGTGVATVSIWMGILLTERLRRAFDGNLAALTDFATQAETPEFTGYLIDALFADPGMAELSGHTVIGAELARTYGLTDEGGRIPPSHREMLGAPREPSAVIVR, encoded by the coding sequence ATGACTGACTCGACACGCGTCGCTGTCGTGACCGGCGCCAGCCGCGGCGCGGGCCTCGGTATCGCCACCGCCCTGGCCGCCCGCGGATGGCGGGTCTATGGCACCGGTCGCAGCATCGACGAGGCTCCGAGCTGGGGTGTCGGGGTGCGGGTGGACCACCGCGACGACGACGCGGTCGGGGCGCTGTTCGAACGGGTGGCCGCTGAGACGGGCCGACTGGACCTGCTCGTCAACAACGCCGCGGTCATCGCCGACGAACTGGTGGGCCCGGAACCGTTCTGGCAGAAGCCCCGCGGGCTGGCCGACGTGCTGGACGTCGGTCTGCGGTCCTCCTACATCGCGTCCTGGTACGCCGCGCCGCTGCTCACCGATCGGGAGCGGGCGCTGATCGCGTTCACGTCCTCACCCGGATCGGTGTGTTACATGCACGGGCCGGCCTACGGTGCGCAGAAGGCCGGCGTGGACAAGATGGCCGCGGACATGGCCGTCGACTTCCGCGGCACCGGGGTGGCGACGGTGTCGATCTGGATGGGCATCCTGCTCACCGAGCGGTTGCGTCGCGCCTTCGACGGGAATCTCGCCGCGCTCACCGACTTCGCAACTCAGGCCGAAACGCCGGAATTCACGGGTTATCTCATCGACGCCCTGTTCGCCGACCCCGGTATGGCGGAGCTCAGCGGACACACCGTGATCGGCGCCGAACTGGCCCGCACCTACGGGCTCACCGACGAGGGCGGCCGCATCCCGCCGTCGCACCGGGAGATGCTCGGCGCTCCCCGGGAGCCCAGCGCGGTGATCGTGCGCTGA
- the rsfS gene encoding ribosome silencing factor translates to MTATAEAIHMAEVAARAAAAKLADDVVVIDVSDQLVITDCFVIASASNERQVNAIVDEVEEKMRQAGYKPARREGTREGRWTLLDYVDVVVHIQHQDERNFYALDRLWRDCPLVPVDLDGAAGDDA, encoded by the coding sequence CTGACCGCCACAGCAGAAGCCATCCACATGGCCGAGGTCGCCGCGCGTGCGGCCGCGGCCAAGCTGGCCGACGACGTCGTCGTCATCGACGTGTCCGACCAGCTCGTCATCACCGACTGCTTCGTCATCGCCTCGGCGTCCAATGAACGCCAGGTCAACGCGATCGTCGACGAGGTCGAAGAGAAGATGCGCCAGGCCGGGTACAAGCCGGCACGGCGCGAAGGAACCCGCGAAGGCCGGTGGACCCTGCTGGACTACGTCGACGTGGTCGTGCACATCCAGCACCAGGACGAGCGCAACTTCTATGCCCTGGACCGGTTGTGGCGGGACTGCCCACTGGTGCCGGTCGATCTGGACGGTGCGGCCGGGGACGACGCATGA
- a CDS encoding acyl-CoA dehydrogenase family protein, whose protein sequence is MALPRLVPRSGADPSSHHDLRAEVRRFLADQRAAGAFTPSVDAWLSGWDEAFTAALAERGWLGMTVPVEYGGHGRSFLERFVVTEELLAAGAPVAAHWIADRQIVPSLLKYGTEAQRRHFLPRIVAGECFFGIGMSEPDSGSDLASVRTRAEQVDGGWRLTGAKVWTSGAHLAHAFIALVRTAPVDPAHRHAGLSQFIVDLRDPGVEIRPIRSMNGAHHFNEVILDGVFVPDDMVFGEIGEGWRQCTSELAFERSGPERVLSTFMLLQATADAMAAGQLPRDASLGRLVGRVAGLHQMSSAVADALQRHEPAEVPAAVVKVLGTTTEGDIAEFAHLATDHSTAFAELATAAVDQRPGFTIRGGTNEVLRGVIARGLGMR, encoded by the coding sequence ATGGCGCTGCCCCGCCTGGTACCGCGATCCGGCGCCGACCCGTCGAGCCACCACGACCTGCGCGCCGAGGTGCGCCGGTTCCTCGCCGACCAGCGCGCCGCCGGCGCCTTCACCCCATCGGTCGACGCGTGGCTGAGCGGCTGGGACGAAGCGTTCACCGCCGCGCTGGCCGAGCGCGGGTGGCTCGGCATGACGGTGCCCGTCGAGTACGGCGGGCACGGCCGGTCCTTCCTCGAACGGTTCGTCGTCACCGAGGAGCTGCTGGCCGCGGGCGCTCCCGTGGCGGCGCACTGGATCGCCGACCGGCAGATCGTGCCGTCGCTGCTCAAATACGGCACCGAGGCGCAGCGGCGTCATTTTCTGCCCAGAATCGTTGCCGGGGAATGCTTTTTCGGCATCGGCATGAGCGAACCGGACTCCGGATCCGACCTGGCGAGCGTGCGCACCCGGGCCGAGCAGGTCGACGGTGGCTGGCGGCTCACCGGGGCGAAGGTGTGGACCTCGGGCGCTCACCTGGCGCACGCGTTCATCGCTCTGGTCCGCACCGCGCCGGTCGACCCCGCGCACCGGCACGCCGGTCTGAGCCAGTTCATCGTCGACCTGCGTGATCCCGGTGTCGAGATCCGGCCGATCCGGTCGATGAACGGCGCCCACCACTTCAACGAGGTGATCCTCGACGGCGTCTTCGTGCCCGACGACATGGTGTTCGGGGAGATCGGCGAGGGCTGGCGGCAGTGCACCTCAGAGTTGGCGTTCGAACGCAGCGGCCCGGAGCGGGTGCTCTCGACGTTCATGCTGCTGCAGGCCACCGCCGACGCCATGGCCGCCGGGCAACTCCCCCGGGATGCGAGCCTGGGCCGGCTGGTGGGCAGGGTCGCGGGGCTGCACCAGATGTCCTCGGCCGTGGCGGACGCGCTGCAGCGCCACGAACCCGCGGAGGTTCCCGCCGCCGTCGTCAAGGTGCTGGGCACCACCACGGAGGGTGACATCGCCGAATTCGCGCATCTGGCAACCGATCACAGCACCGCATTCGCGGAGCTGGCGACCGCGGCGGTGGACCAGCGTCCCGGTTTCACCATCCGCGGCGGCACCAACGAGGTGTTGCGCGGCGTGATCGCCCGTGGCCTGGGGATGCGATGA
- a CDS encoding ComEC/Rec2 family competence protein: MTDLRLVPAAATAWTVTAAGILWAFPGVLAALSSALAATVAAGWWAGRRRGDGVDRRALLGAAAAVALVGGGFAVAVCLRVDQVRHHPVATYTGSVPAVVVTPDETPRVVAGGRVMFRATLARLDGHAAAGSVLVFASGGDYAGLQAGRPAGFRARVGPPRRRDLTVAVLTATGPPRLGEAALMHRAAHRVRGDFSEAARLVLPAGQAALLPALVLGDTSAVPAPLTRDFRTAGLTHLTAVSGANVTIVCGAVLLTAVLIGPHAAVLLAALTLAGFVVVVQPSASVLRAAVMGAITLLAVLTHRRRQALPALAAAVVVLMIGAPELAVDVGFALSVSATAGLVLVAPAWSRRLTGRGWPRPLADAVSVALAAQLVTAPLVAGVSGAVSLVSVAANLLVAPVIPPITLVGTAAAALGPLWPAGAQMLIRFTGPEVWWLTVVARWAAAMPAASIPVPSGLAGVAIVAVVAVVVALVWHWALSGRRDTIVR; the protein is encoded by the coding sequence ATGACCGACCTGCGGTTGGTGCCCGCGGCGGCGACGGCCTGGACGGTGACCGCCGCGGGCATCCTGTGGGCGTTCCCGGGGGTCCTGGCGGCACTGTCGAGCGCGCTCGCCGCCACCGTGGCGGCTGGGTGGTGGGCGGGCAGGCGGCGGGGTGACGGTGTCGACCGACGGGCGCTGCTGGGTGCGGCGGCGGCGGTCGCGCTGGTCGGCGGCGGCTTCGCGGTGGCGGTGTGCCTGCGCGTCGACCAGGTGCGTCACCATCCGGTGGCGACCTACACCGGGTCGGTGCCCGCGGTCGTGGTGACACCCGACGAGACACCGCGGGTGGTGGCGGGCGGACGGGTGATGTTCCGTGCGACGCTGGCCCGCCTCGACGGTCACGCGGCCGCGGGCTCGGTGCTGGTGTTCGCCTCCGGCGGGGACTACGCGGGGCTGCAGGCGGGCCGCCCGGCGGGGTTCCGCGCACGCGTCGGCCCGCCCCGCAGGCGCGATCTGACGGTCGCGGTGCTGACGGCGACCGGCCCACCGCGGCTCGGCGAGGCGGCGCTGATGCACCGGGCCGCCCATCGTGTGCGCGGGGACTTCTCCGAGGCGGCGCGCCTCGTGCTGCCCGCCGGGCAGGCCGCGTTGCTGCCCGCCCTGGTGCTCGGCGACACGTCGGCGGTGCCCGCGCCACTCACCAGGGACTTCCGGACGGCCGGACTGACGCATCTGACCGCGGTGTCGGGCGCGAACGTGACCATCGTCTGCGGGGCGGTGCTGCTCACCGCCGTGCTGATCGGGCCGCACGCCGCCGTTCTGCTCGCGGCGCTGACCCTGGCGGGGTTCGTCGTCGTGGTGCAGCCGTCGGCCAGCGTGCTGCGGGCCGCGGTGATGGGGGCGATCACGCTGCTGGCCGTCCTGACCCACCGCCGCAGGCAGGCCCTGCCGGCGCTGGCGGCGGCGGTCGTCGTGCTGATGATCGGCGCCCCCGAACTCGCCGTCGACGTCGGGTTCGCGCTGTCGGTGTCGGCCACCGCGGGGCTGGTGCTCGTCGCACCGGCGTGGTCCCGGCGCCTGACCGGCCGGGGCTGGCCGCGGCCGCTCGCCGATGCGGTCAGCGTGGCGCTGGCCGCGCAACTGGTGACCGCCCCGCTGGTGGCCGGGGTATCGGGTGCGGTGAGCCTCGTGTCGGTGGCGGCCAACCTGCTCGTCGCGCCGGTGATCCCGCCGATCACCCTGGTCGGCACTGCCGCTGCCGCGCTCGGCCCGCTGTGGCCTGCCGGCGCGCAGATGCTGATCCGTTTCACCGGTCCGGAAGTGTGGTGGCTGACCGTCGTCGCGCGCTGGGCCGCCGCGATGCCCGCCGCGTCGATTCCGGTTCCCTCGGGTCTGGCCGGCGTCGCGATCGTCGCCGTCGTCGCGGTCGTCGTCGCCCTGGTGTGGCATTGGGCGCTGTCGGGCCGTCGTGACACCATCGTGCGGTGA
- a CDS encoding acyl-CoA dehydrogenase family protein, giving the protein MSAPHIEPALAEMMDAVFAEHAQDADLWRRLDDLGLVRLTGAEDAGGSGAGWLEAAELVSAAARHGARIPLAEHDLLACWLLDTAGITADSARRTVCLFDAQGRATGAPWASDADRIVAVWERDDEHLVADLDPADLSITFSANMIGEPRDTVTADLAVLSGTAVAAGQIAILRLKAALIRALQICAALDRALELSIEHATTREQFGRPLSKFQAVQHLISDIACEAALARSATEAALTAAIASDWAAPSLEFLVASARSCAGHATSVVVRNAHQVHGAIGTTSEHRLHAFTRAALAWRSEFGSMRHWDDLLTDMALRAGPDGLWALIAP; this is encoded by the coding sequence ATGAGCGCCCCGCACATCGAGCCCGCGCTCGCCGAGATGATGGACGCCGTGTTCGCCGAACACGCTCAGGACGCCGACCTGTGGCGCCGGCTCGACGATCTGGGCCTGGTCCGGCTGACCGGCGCCGAAGACGCCGGCGGCAGCGGGGCGGGATGGCTCGAGGCCGCCGAACTCGTCTCCGCCGCCGCACGCCACGGCGCGCGGATCCCGCTGGCCGAACACGATCTGCTGGCCTGCTGGCTGCTGGACACCGCCGGGATCACGGCCGACAGCGCTCGGCGCACCGTCTGTCTGTTCGACGCGCAAGGCCGGGCCACCGGCGCGCCGTGGGCGTCGGACGCGGATCGCATCGTCGCGGTCTGGGAACGCGACGACGAACACCTCGTCGCCGACCTCGACCCCGCCGATCTGTCGATCACGTTCAGCGCCAACATGATCGGTGAGCCGCGTGACACCGTCACCGCCGACCTGGCCGTCCTGTCCGGCACGGCCGTCGCCGCCGGGCAGATCGCTATACTGCGGCTCAAGGCGGCGCTGATCCGCGCCCTGCAGATCTGTGCGGCGCTGGATCGCGCGCTCGAGCTGTCGATCGAGCACGCGACGACCCGCGAGCAGTTCGGGCGGCCGCTGTCGAAGTTCCAGGCCGTCCAGCACCTGATCTCCGACATCGCGTGCGAGGCCGCGCTCGCGCGCTCGGCCACCGAGGCCGCGCTGACGGCCGCCATCGCCTCCGACTGGGCCGCGCCGAGCCTGGAATTTCTTGTCGCGTCGGCCCGTTCGTGCGCGGGCCACGCCACCTCGGTGGTCGTGCGCAACGCCCATCAGGTGCACGGCGCCATCGGCACCACCAGCGAGCACCGGCTGCACGCCTTCACCCGGGCGGCGCTGGCGTGGCGCTCGGAGTTCGGCTCGATGCGGCACTGGGACGACCTGCTCACCGACATGGCGTTGCGCGCAGGACCGGATGGACTCTGGGCGCTGATCGCGCCCTGA
- the octT gene encoding diglucosylglycerate octanoyltransferase: MSSETDPGRRTLLVFCDSLSYYGPTGGLPADDPRIWPNIVARQLDWDVEVIGRIGWTSRDVWWAATQDPRSWAALPRAGAVIFATSGMDSLPSPLPTALRELIRYVRPPRVRRWVRDGYAWAQPRFSPIARAALPPHLTVEYLEMTRAAIDFNRPGIPVVASLPSVHIAATYGKAHHGRPGTVAAITRWAGEHDVPLVDLKAAVADEVLSGRGNPDGIHWNFEAHEAVAGLMIKALAEAGVPVLDSRS; this comes from the coding sequence ATGTCCTCTGAGACGGACCCCGGCCGTCGCACCCTGCTCGTCTTCTGCGATTCGCTGTCCTACTACGGCCCGACCGGGGGCCTACCCGCCGACGATCCGCGCATCTGGCCGAACATCGTTGCGCGACAACTCGACTGGGACGTAGAGGTGATCGGCCGGATCGGCTGGACCAGCCGTGACGTGTGGTGGGCGGCGACCCAGGATCCGCGGTCGTGGGCGGCGCTGCCCCGCGCGGGTGCGGTGATCTTCGCGACCTCGGGCATGGATTCGCTGCCCTCGCCGTTGCCGACGGCGCTGCGGGAACTGATCCGATACGTGCGGCCACCGCGGGTGCGGCGCTGGGTGCGCGACGGCTATGCCTGGGCGCAGCCCCGGTTCTCGCCGATCGCCCGTGCCGCGCTGCCCCCACATCTGACCGTCGAGTACCTCGAGATGACCAGGGCGGCGATTGATTTCAACCGACCGGGGATCCCGGTGGTGGCCTCTCTGCCCTCGGTGCACATCGCCGCCACCTACGGCAAGGCCCACCATGGCCGGCCTGGCACCGTCGCCGCGATCACCCGCTGGGCCGGCGAGCACGACGTGCCGCTCGTCGACCTGAAGGCCGCGGTCGCCGACGAGGTGCTCAGCGGGCGCGGGAACCCCGACGGCATCCACTGGAATTTCGAGGCCCACGAGGCGGTTGCCGGGCTGATGATCAAGGCGCTCGCCGAAGCCGGTGTGCCCGTCCTGGATTCGCGGAGCTGA
- a CDS encoding DegV family protein has translation MAVVVVSDSSSRLGADDEKRWNIRAVPLHVLVDGVDLRDGVDEIPYDIHDRPKVTTAGAAPTDLEDTYRQALADSGGDGVVAVHLSAALSSTYSAAVMAARQFGSSVRVVNSRSAAMGVGFIAGAAARCAAAGGDVDAVEAAARAARGRTHVFLVVHRLDNLRRSGRIGTASSWLGTALSLKPLLRLDVDGRLVLDQRIRTVSKAHAALVDRVADAVGEAPADVVVHHVDNHDAADELGAALTQRLPQLSSLSVADMGPVLSVHVGAGAVGVAVQVAAR, from the coding sequence ATGGCGGTGGTGGTGGTCAGTGACTCGTCGTCGCGGTTGGGCGCCGACGACGAGAAGCGCTGGAACATCCGCGCGGTGCCGCTGCACGTCCTGGTCGACGGGGTCGATCTGCGCGACGGTGTGGACGAGATCCCGTACGACATCCATGACCGACCCAAGGTGACCACGGCGGGGGCCGCGCCCACCGACCTCGAGGACACCTACCGGCAGGCGCTGGCCGACAGCGGCGGCGACGGCGTGGTGGCGGTGCATCTGTCCGCCGCGTTGTCGAGCACCTACAGTGCGGCCGTTATGGCCGCGCGACAGTTCGGATCGTCGGTGCGCGTGGTCAATTCGCGCTCGGCGGCGATGGGCGTCGGGTTCATCGCCGGCGCGGCCGCGCGCTGCGCGGCCGCGGGCGGGGACGTCGACGCCGTGGAGGCCGCCGCGCGCGCCGCCCGGGGGCGAACTCATGTGTTTCTCGTCGTGCACCGGCTGGACAATCTGCGCCGCAGCGGTCGGATCGGTACCGCGTCGTCCTGGCTGGGTACCGCGTTGTCGCTCAAACCGCTGCTGCGCCTCGACGTCGACGGCCGGCTGGTGCTCGACCAGCGCATCCGCACCGTGAGCAAGGCGCACGCGGCGCTGGTGGACCGGGTCGCCGACGCCGTGGGCGAGGCGCCGGCCGACGTGGTGGTGCACCACGTCGACAACCACGACGCCGCCGACGAACTGGGAGCTGCTCTGACACAGCGGCTTCCGCAGTTGAGCTCGTTGTCGGTGGCCGACATGGGCCCGGTGTTGTCGGTGCACGTGGGCGCGGGCGCCGTCGGGGTTGCCGTGCAGGTCGCCGCGCGCTGA
- the nadD gene encoding nicotinate-nucleotide adenylyltransferase yields the protein MGGTFDPIHNGHLVAASEVADLFDLDEVVFVPTGQPWQKRTRSVTAAEDRYLMTVIATASNPRFSVSRVDIDRGGPTYTKDTLRDLRTLNPDADLYFITGADALASILSWQNWEEMFSIARFVGVSRPGYELDGKHISAAMAELPADALHLVEVPALAISSTDCRERAEKTRPIWYLVPDGVVQYVAKRNLYAAEEGDPT from the coding sequence ATGGGCGGGACCTTCGACCCCATCCACAACGGGCACCTGGTCGCGGCGAGCGAGGTGGCAGACCTGTTCGACCTCGACGAGGTGGTGTTCGTGCCGACCGGGCAGCCGTGGCAGAAGCGCACCCGGTCGGTGACCGCCGCTGAGGACCGCTACCTGATGACCGTCATCGCCACCGCGTCCAATCCCCGGTTCTCGGTCAGCCGCGTCGACATCGACCGCGGCGGACCCACCTACACCAAGGACACGTTGCGCGACCTGCGCACCCTCAACCCGGATGCCGACCTGTACTTCATCACCGGCGCCGATGCCCTGGCGTCGATCCTGTCGTGGCAGAACTGGGAGGAGATGTTCTCCATCGCCCGCTTCGTCGGCGTCAGCAGGCCCGGCTACGAACTCGACGGCAAGCACATCTCCGCGGCGATGGCCGAGTTACCCGCCGACGCCCTGCACCTGGTCGAGGTGCCCGCGCTGGCCATCTCGTCGACCGACTGCCGGGAGCGCGCCGAGAAGACCCGCCCCATCTGGTATCTCGTGCCCGACGGCGTCGTGCAGTACGTCGCGAAGCGCAACCTGTACGCCGCAGAAGAAGGAGACCCGACCTGA
- a CDS encoding ComEA family DNA-binding protein, translating into MSSELPAERLRRRLGADGARDGQSADGDDEASETSLARWLPESGPGRPAAWLTRVRADPGRAGVLALGVVGLVAVLVTVVSLVRDRPPAVVSAKLPPVEMVSSAAPAPPGAPPAGGPVVVSVVGLVHRPGLVTLEQGARIADALEAAGGAVDGADVVGLNMARRVADGEQIVVGIGAPPGEPTPMGSSVVSDSRPAPGSPAGEKAPEATGVVDLNAATVEQLDTLPGVGPVTAAAIVAWRDANGRFTSVDQLGDVDGIGPARLDKLRNLVAVG; encoded by the coding sequence ATGTCGAGCGAACTGCCTGCCGAGCGGCTCCGGCGCCGTCTGGGTGCCGACGGCGCCCGCGACGGTCAGTCCGCCGACGGGGACGACGAGGCGTCCGAGACGTCGCTGGCGCGCTGGCTGCCGGAATCCGGACCCGGGCGCCCCGCGGCGTGGCTGACGCGGGTCCGGGCCGATCCCGGCAGGGCGGGTGTCCTCGCGCTCGGGGTCGTCGGCCTGGTCGCCGTCCTGGTGACCGTGGTGAGCCTGGTCCGGGACCGGCCGCCGGCTGTCGTCTCCGCCAAGCTGCCGCCGGTGGAGATGGTGTCGTCGGCGGCACCGGCGCCGCCGGGGGCGCCGCCTGCGGGCGGACCGGTGGTCGTCAGCGTGGTCGGACTGGTGCACCGTCCCGGTCTGGTCACTCTGGAGCAGGGCGCCAGGATCGCCGATGCCCTCGAGGCCGCCGGCGGGGCGGTGGACGGCGCCGACGTCGTGGGTCTGAACATGGCCCGGCGGGTCGCCGATGGGGAGCAGATCGTCGTCGGGATCGGCGCGCCACCGGGTGAACCGACCCCGATGGGGAGCTCGGTGGTGTCGGACTCCAGGCCGGCACCGGGTTCGCCGGCGGGCGAAAAAGCACCGGAGGCAACGGGTGTCGTTGATCTGAACGCCGCGACGGTCGAGCAGCTCGACACCCTGCCGGGGGTCGGTCCGGTGACCGCCGCAGCGATCGTGGCGTGGCGGGATGCCAACGGACGGTTCACCAGTGTCGACCAGCTGGGCGATGTGGACGGGATCGGTCCGGCGCGGCTGGACAAGCTGCGCAACCTCGTGGCCGTGGGATGA
- the gpgP gene encoding glucosyl-3-phosphoglycerate phosphatase, with translation MTIRRLVMLRHGQTEFNAGSRMQGQLDTDLSDLGREQAVAAAEVLAKRQPLLIISSDLRRALDTAVALGDRCGQPVNIDARLRETHLGDWQGMTHLEVDDVAPGARLAWREDARWAPHGGESRVDVADRSLPLVRELVAGQPEWGVEDPDRPVVLVAHGGLIAALTAALLHLPVDNWPVLGGMGNASWVQLAGHTRAGGAPAQFDDIRWRLDVWNASAQVANDVL, from the coding sequence ATGACGATCCGCCGGCTGGTGATGCTGCGGCACGGGCAGACCGAGTTCAATGCCGGCAGCCGCATGCAGGGTCAGCTGGACACCGACCTCTCCGACCTGGGCCGTGAGCAGGCTGTCGCCGCGGCCGAGGTGCTCGCCAAACGTCAGCCGCTGCTGATCATCTCGTCGGACCTGCGGCGCGCGCTCGACACCGCCGTCGCCCTCGGGGACCGCTGCGGTCAGCCGGTGAACATCGACGCCCGGTTGCGCGAGACGCATCTGGGGGACTGGCAGGGGATGACGCATCTCGAGGTCGACGACGTCGCCCCCGGCGCGCGGCTGGCGTGGCGCGAGGATGCGCGCTGGGCCCCGCACGGCGGCGAGAGCCGGGTCGACGTCGCCGACCGCAGCCTGCCGCTGGTGCGCGAACTCGTGGCGGGTCAACCGGAGTGGGGCGTCGAGGATCCGGACCGGCCGGTGGTGCTGGTGGCGCACGGCGGCCTGATCGCGGCGCTGACCGCGGCCCTGCTGCATCTGCCGGTCGACAACTGGCCCGTGCTGGGCGGGATGGGCAACGCCAGCTGGGTGCAACTGGCCGGGCACACCCGCGCCGGCGGTGCGCCCGCACAGTTCGACGACATCCGGTGGCGCCTCGATGTGTGGAACGCCTCGGCGCAGGTCGCCAACGATGTCCTCTGA
- a CDS encoding NAD(P)H-dependent amine dehydrogenase family protein, producing MPTEQPLRVIQWTTGNIGRRSLHAIIGRDDMELVGVYAHGADKVGVDAAELAGWPEPTGVSATDDIEALLALRPDACCYNPLWPSIDELVRLLESGVNVCSSAAWITGGKQSPEDLQRIRSACERGGSTIFGSGAHPGMSNLVGMVLSGACERVDEIRITESVDCSTYESAGTQTAMGFSQDPDTPGLAESVRRESEVFAESAAMMADAIGATLDRMTFDVTFTAATGDSDLGFMTIPQGTVAGVMGYHRGWVGERNVVSVGFNWIMGQHVTPPKPLEHGHVVQVFGLPNMRTVVHCLPPRDWTEPGFMGLGMIYTAMPVTNAVPAVVAAPPGIVTLADLPPITGRVAV from the coding sequence ATGCCGACCGAGCAACCTCTGCGCGTCATCCAGTGGACCACCGGGAACATCGGCCGCCGCTCGCTGCACGCCATCATCGGCCGCGACGACATGGAACTGGTCGGGGTCTACGCTCACGGCGCCGACAAGGTCGGCGTCGACGCCGCCGAACTGGCCGGCTGGCCCGAGCCCACCGGGGTGAGCGCCACCGACGACATCGAGGCACTGCTCGCGCTGCGGCCCGACGCGTGCTGCTACAACCCGCTGTGGCCGAGCATCGACGAGTTGGTCCGGCTGCTCGAGTCGGGCGTGAACGTGTGTTCGTCGGCCGCCTGGATCACCGGGGGCAAGCAGTCCCCCGAGGATCTGCAGCGCATCCGATCCGCTTGTGAGCGTGGCGGATCCACGATTTTCGGCAGCGGCGCGCACCCCGGCATGTCGAATCTGGTCGGTATGGTCCTCAGCGGCGCCTGCGAGCGCGTCGACGAGATCCGCATCACCGAGTCGGTGGACTGCTCGACCTACGAGTCGGCGGGCACGCAGACCGCGATGGGGTTCTCGCAGGATCCCGATACGCCCGGATTGGCCGAGAGCGTGCGCCGCGAGAGCGAGGTGTTCGCCGAGTCGGCGGCCATGATGGCCGACGCCATCGGCGCGACGCTGGACCGGATGACGTTCGACGTGACGTTCACCGCCGCCACTGGCGACAGCGACCTCGGCTTCATGACGATCCCGCAGGGCACGGTCGCCGGGGTGATGGGGTATCACCGCGGCTGGGTCGGCGAACGCAACGTGGTCAGCGTCGGCTTCAACTGGATCATGGGTCAGCACGTGACCCCGCCCAAACCCCTGGAGCACGGCCACGTCGTACAGGTGTTCGGGCTGCCCAACATGCGGACGGTCGTGCACTGCCTGCCGCCCAGAGACTGGACCGAACCGGGGTTCATGGGCCTGGGCATGATCTACACGGCCATGCCGGTGACCAACGCGGTGCCCGCCGTCGTCGCCGCGCCGCCGGGCATCGTGACGCTGGCCGATCTCCCGCCGATCACGGGCCGGGTCGCGGTCTGA